The Megalobrama amblycephala isolate DHTTF-2021 linkage group LG18, ASM1881202v1, whole genome shotgun sequence genome segment GCTCTGTTTCTCCAAAGACGAGACTCGTGGGATGGTGGTAGACAGACGTCGGGACGAGATCATGCTACTTGCGTCGTGTCGACCGGAGCCTGGAGAAGGCCAGGAGTCTTTATGAGGGGCTCCGTAGGATTTGGTCTCTTTCGATTGGCAGTAGTTCACGAAACCATTCAGCGGCGTGGATTCCTTGGTCCGCAAACTATGAATGTCAATCACTGTTGAGTAGATGTCTCTAAGGTTAATGATTTTGGTCTTTTTGTCTCTGTTTTCGTGAAGCACTGCATTAGCACAAATGAATAGGAAGATCCCGATGCCCATAATTAAAGGTCCGAACACCTTCAGCTTGTCTGAATACAAGTATCTGTTAATAAACGTAGCAAATGCTCCCAGCTTAGGCGAATCCAGCTCAGGAGTCCCACTGGAGCCATTAAAGCTCCTGAAGTCTTTATCTAGTAGATCCCATCTGACGGTCACATTGACTAATTCACGTCCTCGGCTCTCGTAAGTCCTCTGAGCGTTCTGTGTGTTCATCAATCCCGGATACTGCGGACTCTCTTTGGGCCAGTAGCCCAACACAGCCATGGCGACGCCAACCAGCAGCACCAGAATCCCAATGGCAGCGACCAGTCCAGATACGGAACACAGCTTCAGCTTTCCTTTAACCACAACCACTTCGttcttcctctttttctttgCTTTCCTCTTACGCTTGTTTTCGGCACGGTTCTTAGCGCGGAGGGAGTCCTGTCGCCTGGCAGATATCCGCAGTAGACCCCCTGTGGCAATCATGATGGCGCTCAATTAATCATCCTGGAAAAGATAGAAAGTACATTAGTGTGGGCTGGAAAAGAGATCTAGACACATACTCACTAAATCTGACATATAGCATGTGCATACATAAGCAACaacaagtaataataataaaaacacaaacacacacatacactctaccagtcaaaagttaggaattaagaatttttagaatgtttttgaaagagtctcttctgctcaccaaggctgcaaatattaaatcaaaaatacagtaaaaatgttaaatatttttgcaatttaaaattgcggttttctatgtgaatatatagtaaagtgtaatttattcctgtgatcaaagctgaattttcagcatcattactccagttttcagtgtcacatgatccttcagaaatcattctaatatgatgatttgctgttcaataaacatttatgatcattattatatgttaaaaacagttgtgctgcttcatatgtTTATGGAAACcatcatgcattttattttgcagGATTCTttcatgaatagaaagttcaaaaaagAACATCAGTTCAGaatcttttgaaacattatgtctttacagtcacttttgatcagtttaataagTATTAATTTAGTGTAGCGTAAgggcaggggtaggcaagttcggtcctagagagccgctgtcctgcagagtttagctccaaccttgataataatcaacattttaaacattgataatgatcataaatgtttcttgagcagcaaatcatcatattagaatgatttctgaaggatcatgtgacactgaagactggagtaatgatgctgaaaattcagctttgatcactggaataaattatactttactatatattcacatagaaaatggctactttaaatagtaataataataattcacaattttgtactgcatttttaatcagccttggtgagcagaagagacttctttttgCTTGTAACATCCTTTTTCAATGAATGTCACACACCAGCATTTGCTGTGCTCCTATTGGTTCTTCATTAGAGGGACGTTCCAGAAGCTCACTTATCTTGATGAAAGCTCTGTAAAATCTGGAAGGCTGAACATGAGAGAGGATGAACACAAAGCTCCGTCTCAGGCGAGTGTTCACTGGACTCTCCAGCACACTGAGTGGGAGCGAGATGCTGCTTCCTGTGAACAGCATATGGATGGTGTGGGTTAAtgcagcacaaacacacagcagtgatCAGCGATCACAGTCACATGAGTGAAAGAAGAACAGAAGCAGTGTGTGACAGAGACAGATGACATGATTCACTTCAGACTCCAAACAGAAAGACGAAAAGCATCTGTTTGTTCTGTTTGGTGTTGATTTGACATAAAAGCTGATTCTATCACAAACTGTGAGAAACATGAGTGAGCAACAGGCTAACAGGTAAAAAACATCTTGTTGCTTGGTTCACATATTATTACTGCTGAAAATATGAATCCACGAGAACATGAACATCAATGTATCATTGAGGGATGATTCACTTACTAATGTCAGCAGGTAAACATGATCTGTAGGCTTTTGAGTTGTTTACGTGTTTACTAGCGTAAGgccggggcaacctgtcactcacatgaaatcaaccaatagcaaaccacagcaatccaatcaattcccaacagacaaaatcaagccccgccctacatttgttcttgtttgagaagcagtttcactcggatatacagcacaataggaaagaaaagactatcgcgaCTTAGTCTTAGACGTCAGGGACTATTGGCTGAACGTCCaatgctttttggacacaaaattggaaacacttcaggagtttcgaagtcatcatctgattggttgaattctacaggatttcCAGGTGACGTGTGTGTCGAGGTACACCTGGAatatttgaagagtttggttccaaaacgcagtaactccattttgattaatttgagtaaaaaggtgttttctttaccaagaaagtggcaaaatgaaaaccactattttctatttcaaactttcacatagcatcttttggtcataaaaacattaaaaattcaaaactacattttgtttttaaaaggtttattataaaaacggaTTATTtccccccaaaatgcaataaatccaagacacgtttttttttttcaaaatgcaattaatataaaagttatttttcatattgaaaatacacaacaaagtaagttgatccACATATatgagtctaaactttgccaatactaatcttatatacaggcatttgactaaaaatacattcagccgtctctcccaaaatgaattcaaagggtcatcttgttaatgttataaatgaatTACGTCTCCGTTTGTCATTActgattaaagagtatctggcgccactgCATGGTTAAAAGAAGCACATTTGCAGAGTACATTGGTagtaaaaacggcttttaaaa includes the following:
- the tmem200ca gene encoding transmembrane protein 200C, whose translation is MIATGGLLRISARRQDSLRAKNRAENKRKRKAKKKRKNEVVVVKGKLKLCSVSGLVAAIGILVLLVGVAMAVLGYWPKESPQYPGLMNTQNAQRTYESRGRELVNVTVRWDLLDKDFRSFNGSSGTPELDSPKLGAFATFINRYLYSDKLKVFGPLIMGIGIFLFICANAVLHENRDKKTKIINLRDIYSTVIDIHSLRTKESTPLNGFVNYCQSKETKSYGAPHKDSWPSPGSGRHDASSMISSRRLSTTIPRVSSLEKQSFADTVYSIYQDQNRIPPELRQWETRTIVSTSVNAFTLPMMKLNNRGASERRGSDKTGEAKREFLDAEAICRRLEDLVASRTITKAKVEPAQNHPELPQDSVEVYRSSGSLQGVPRVSLQGSQVQLLPPCSPGRKATGSHLSLSALSDYSRSIDLDICTSSTPADRQVRSRRLSCPRLEGLGSGGYTKLEGLGGESFESTDNAMFSHGSSVEVLEKDQEHHNQTDQEESGVVRQFSKKQKLIMVSQSDTTLEDVEMDSVEI